A genomic window from Nomascus leucogenys isolate Asia chromosome 10, Asia_NLE_v1, whole genome shotgun sequence includes:
- the MAPKAPK5 gene encoding MAP kinase-activated protein kinase 5 isoform X3, which yields MMCATHPNIVQIIEVFANSVQFPHESSPRARLLIVMEMMEGGELFHRISQHRHFTEKQASQVTKQIALALRHCHLLNIAHRDLKPENLLFKDNSLDAPVKLCDFGFAKIDQGDLMTPQFTPYYVAPQVLEAQRRHQKEKSGIIPTSPTPYTYNKSCDLWSLGVIIYVMLCGYPPFYSKHHSRTIPKDMRRKIMTGSFEFPEEEWSQISEMAKDVVRKLLKVKPEERLTIEGVLDHPWLNSTEALDNVLPSAQLMMDKAVVAGIQQAHAEQLANMRIQDLKVSLKPLHSVNNPILRKRKLLGTKPKDSVYIHDHENGAEDSNVALEKLRDVIAQCILPQAGKGENEDEKLNEVMQEAWKYNRECKLLRDTLQSFSWNGRGFTDKVDRLKLAEIVKQVIEEQTTSHESQ from the exons GGCTCGACTCTTAATTGTAATGGAGATGATGGAAGGGGGAGAGCTATTTCACAGAATCAGCCAGCACCGgcactttacagagaagcaagcCAGCCAAGTAACAAAGCAG ATAGCTTTGGCTCTGCGGCACTGTCACTTGTTAAACATTGCACACAGAGACCTCAAGCCCGAAAATCTGCTTTTTAAGGATAACTCTTTG gatGCCCCAGTGaagttgtgtgactttggattTGCCAAGATTGACCAAGGTGACTTGATGACACCCCAGTTCACCCCTTATTATGTAGCACCCCAG GTACTGGAGGCACAAAGAAGGCATCAGAAGGAGAAATCTGGCATCATACCTACCTCACCGACGCCCTACACTTACAACAAG aGCTGTGACTTGTGGTCCCTAGGGGTGATTATCTATGTGATGCTGTGCGGATACCCTCCTTTTTACTCCAAACACCACAGCCGGACTATCCCAAAGGATATGCGAAGAAAGATCATGACAGGCAGTTTTGAGTTCCCAGAGGAAGAGTGGAGTCAGATCTCAGAGATGGCCAAAGATGTTGTGAGGAA GCTCCTGAAGGTCAAACCGGAGGAGAGACTCACCATCGAGGGAGTGCTGGACCACCCCTGGCTCAATTCCACCGAGGCCCTGGATAATGTGCTGCCTTCTGCTCAGCTGATGATGGACAAG GCAGTGGTTGCAGGAATCCAGCAGGCTCACGCGGAACAGTTGGCCAACATGAGAATCCAGGATCTGAAAGTCAGCCTCAAACCCCTGCACTCAGTGAACAACCCCATTCTGAGGAAGAGGAAGTTACTTGG CACCAAGCCAAAGGACAGTGTCTATATCCACGACCATGAGAATGGAGCCGAGGATTCCAATGTTGCCTTGGAAAAACTCCGAGATGTGATTGCTCAGTGTATTCTCCCCCAGGCTGGTAAAG GAGAGAATGAAGATGAGAAACTGAATGAAGTAATGCAGGAGGCTTGGAAGTATAACCGGGAATGCAAACTCCTAAGAGATACTCTGCAGAGCTTCAGCTGGAATG GTCGTGGATTCACAGATAAAGTAGATCGACTAAAACTGGCAGAAATTGTGAAGCAGGTGATAGAAGAGCAAACCACGTCCCATGAATCCCAATAA